In a genomic window of Flammeovirga agarivorans:
- a CDS encoding sulfite exporter TauE/SafE family protein, translating to MNELYITALGMGFAGSFHCLGMCGPIALAIQGGKSQGPQQVFDRLLYNFGRATTYTLLGGFAGLLGQGLSWLVGYQVYLTAFLGVMMLAFGIFAVNPDKLLSFIPFLGGWFQFVRKQLGKFLRNAKWYNFFSIGIMNGFLPCGLVYMAMIAALSTSSISEGMSYMFMFGLGTIPMMFAVAVAGQFIETKVRNQVRRIYPVLFLAMGGLLLLRAYNIHQSSQQMADKPMEEVEMKCH from the coding sequence ATTAGGTATGGGTTTCGCTGGGAGTTTCCATTGCTTGGGAATGTGTGGGCCTATAGCTTTAGCGATTCAAGGAGGGAAATCTCAAGGTCCTCAACAGGTCTTTGATCGATTATTATATAATTTTGGACGAGCGACTACTTACACTTTATTAGGTGGGTTTGCAGGTTTATTAGGACAAGGACTCTCTTGGTTAGTTGGGTATCAGGTGTATTTAACAGCTTTTCTTGGAGTAATGATGTTGGCCTTTGGGATATTTGCTGTAAACCCTGATAAGTTATTGAGCTTTATTCCTTTCTTAGGAGGGTGGTTTCAATTTGTAAGGAAACAGCTCGGTAAATTCCTTAGAAATGCAAAGTGGTATAACTTCTTTTCCATTGGAATAATGAACGGTTTCTTGCCTTGTGGATTGGTATATATGGCTATGATAGCAGCATTGTCTACAAGCAGCATTTCTGAAGGTATGAGTTATATGTTTATGTTTGGCTTAGGAACTATACCTATGATGTTTGCTGTTGCAGTTGCTGGTCAGTTTATCGAAACAAAAGTCAGAAATCAGGTACGTCGTATTTATCCAGTGCTGTTTTTAGCAATGGGAGGTTTACTACTATTGAGAGCATATAATATTCACCAATCTTCTCAACAAATGGCGGATAAGCCAATGGAAGAGGTAGAAATGAAGTGTCACTAA
- a CDS encoding cysteine-rich CWC family protein gives MPKHEIKTCQRCQKNFECKVGNITQCQCYEVKMTYEETQRMHQEYEECLCAACMLELQIQYRKEELVDK, from the coding sequence ATGCCAAAACACGAGATCAAAACTTGCCAGCGTTGTCAAAAAAACTTCGAATGTAAGGTAGGGAATATCACTCAATGCCAATGTTACGAAGTAAAAATGACTTACGAAGAAACGCAACGTATGCATCAAGAGTATGAAGAATGCTTATGTGCAGCATGTATGTTGGAATTACAAATCCAGTATAGAAAAGAAGAATTAGTTGATAAGTAA
- a CDS encoding M4 family metallopeptidase codes for MKTQLLSVILIGIITVSSYAQELISFDQSNGRKTISLQQTENVLRQKLQLKTATSFRQVDTKVDALGISHRRFQEFYQNVKVEYGGYTLNFKGEKPLSIVHHVTSIALETIEPSISEEEALSLAIKNVGASKYMWQMPNQEQMAKKMTNGKLATFYPKGELVIVPNYEATDRETRLKPVLAYKFDIYAEEPVSRSYIYVDVKTGDIVHINPIIKHAEANGSLSTRYSGSRASKTDSYNGSYRLRDYTRGNGIETYDMNTGTNYNSAVDFTDNDNNWSSSEWNNSQKDNAALDAHWGAQMTYDYFIASHNRNSWDGNGATIKSYVHYDKAYDNAFWNGSVMTYGDGSDTYFDALTSLDVAAHEIGHAICETTANLVYQRESGALNEGFSDIWAACVEQYAAPEKDIWLIGEDIERRSTSQALRSMSDPNSEGQPDTYGGSYWKNPNCGTPTQSNDYCGVHTNSGVLNHWFYILTVGKTGSNDIGSSYSVSAIGIEKAAKIAYRTEAVYLSSTSTFADARTFSIQSAIDLYGSGSNEVVQTTNAWYAVGVGSEYGTIAYCASKGNDASYEWIANVTVADLVNTTGTNGGYNDFSSSKSVSLAAGNSYNVSLSPGFSNSSYDEYWKIWIDFNEDGDFEDANELVFDAGSLSSTTVTGSITIPASVGPASTKMRVSMKYNASQTVCETFDYGEVEDYAVEITTGSPLVCDVPSNVSVNNTTSTTTDISWSAVSAANDYTLRIRESGGTWSQYTATSETATLTGLSASTNYEVQVSSNCTSGASSFSATSTFTTTSGNGGSLNYCASNGNNDTYFWIDNVSFGGLNNSTNKDAGYGDYTSLSPGTLTRGASETIDFSAGFRGTRYTVYWSIWIDYNQDGDFEDANELFVQGSSSSAGNLTSTQTIPATAVLGTTRMRVAMKYGAVSTPCESFTYGEVEDYSVTITSGSTINAPLVSIGRKSVETLESELMVRDFSIYPNPASSMLTINASSFVGNGIMNIYSINGKNILTIPVTESNTRLPLQQLKKGMYLIKINNELESQTKKFIVE; via the coding sequence ATGAAAACTCAACTACTCTCGGTGATTCTTATTGGAATCATCACGGTAAGCTCTTACGCACAAGAACTTATCTCTTTCGATCAGTCCAATGGTCGAAAAACAATCTCCCTTCAACAAACAGAAAATGTATTACGACAGAAACTACAACTCAAAACCGCTACTAGTTTTCGACAAGTTGATACTAAAGTTGATGCCCTTGGTATAAGTCACAGACGTTTTCAAGAATTCTATCAGAATGTAAAAGTAGAGTATGGAGGATATACTCTAAATTTTAAAGGAGAAAAGCCACTTTCTATCGTTCATCATGTAACTTCAATTGCCTTGGAGACTATTGAGCCTTCTATTTCTGAAGAGGAAGCTTTGTCGCTTGCAATTAAAAATGTTGGAGCTTCAAAATACATGTGGCAAATGCCAAATCAGGAACAAATGGCAAAGAAAATGACCAATGGAAAATTGGCAACCTTTTATCCAAAAGGAGAGCTTGTGATTGTTCCAAATTATGAAGCTACAGATAGAGAAACCCGCTTAAAACCTGTTCTAGCATACAAGTTTGACATTTATGCTGAGGAGCCAGTAAGTAGATCTTACATTTATGTGGATGTGAAAACTGGAGATATTGTACATATCAATCCAATAATTAAACATGCAGAGGCGAATGGATCATTGTCTACAAGATACTCAGGGTCAAGAGCATCAAAAACAGATTCATATAACGGAAGCTACCGATTAAGAGATTACACAAGAGGTAATGGTATCGAAACTTACGATATGAACACAGGTACTAATTACAATAGTGCTGTAGATTTTACAGACAATGATAATAATTGGTCATCAAGCGAATGGAACAATAGCCAAAAAGACAATGCAGCATTGGATGCTCATTGGGGGGCACAGATGACTTACGATTACTTTATTGCATCACATAATAGAAATAGTTGGGATGGTAATGGGGCAACCATAAAAAGTTATGTTCACTATGATAAAGCTTATGACAATGCATTTTGGAATGGATCGGTAATGACTTATGGAGATGGTAGTGATACATATTTTGATGCACTGACTTCTTTGGATGTTGCTGCCCATGAAATTGGACATGCGATCTGTGAAACAACAGCAAATCTAGTCTATCAAAGAGAATCGGGAGCTTTGAACGAAGGTTTTTCCGACATTTGGGCCGCTTGTGTTGAACAATATGCAGCTCCAGAAAAAGATATTTGGTTAATCGGAGAGGATATTGAACGAAGATCAACGAGTCAAGCTTTACGATCTATGAGTGATCCTAACAGCGAAGGACAACCGGATACTTATGGTGGATCTTATTGGAAGAATCCAAATTGTGGCACTCCAACTCAGAGTAATGATTATTGTGGAGTACATACAAATAGTGGTGTACTAAACCATTGGTTTTATATTCTTACCGTAGGAAAAACGGGATCTAATGATATCGGAAGTAGTTATTCTGTATCTGCTATAGGTATCGAAAAAGCAGCAAAAATAGCTTATAGAACAGAAGCTGTTTATCTATCTTCTACTTCCACATTTGCAGATGCAAGAACTTTTTCGATCCAATCTGCTATTGATTTATATGGGTCGGGTTCAAACGAAGTGGTTCAAACCACAAATGCTTGGTATGCTGTTGGAGTAGGTAGCGAGTACGGAACAATCGCATATTGTGCTTCAAAAGGTAATGATGCATCTTATGAGTGGATTGCCAATGTAACAGTGGCCGATCTTGTGAATACTACTGGTACAAATGGTGGATATAATGACTTTTCGTCGTCTAAATCGGTATCATTGGCAGCAGGTAATTCCTATAATGTTTCGTTATCTCCAGGATTTTCGAATTCATCTTATGATGAGTATTGGAAAATATGGATAGATTTTAACGAAGACGGAGACTTTGAAGATGCCAATGAACTTGTTTTTGATGCCGGAAGTTTAAGTTCAACAACTGTAACAGGAAGTATTACAATTCCTGCTTCAGTAGGACCAGCATCAACAAAAATGAGAGTATCGATGAAGTACAACGCAAGTCAGACTGTTTGTGAAACATTTGATTATGGTGAAGTAGAAGATTATGCGGTGGAAATCACAACCGGTTCTCCATTAGTTTGTGATGTACCTTCTAATGTATCGGTAAATAATACTACTTCTACAACAACAGATATTTCATGGTCTGCAGTATCAGCAGCGAATGATTATACATTAAGAATAAGAGAAAGTGGTGGAACTTGGAGTCAATATACTGCAACAAGTGAAACAGCTACATTAACTGGACTATCAGCGTCAACTAATTATGAGGTACAAGTTTCTTCAAATTGTACTTCTGGTGCATCGTCGTTCTCGGCTACCAGTACATTTACAACAACAAGCGGTAATGGTGGTTCATTGAATTACTGTGCTTCAAATGGAAATAACGATACTTATTTCTGGATTGACAATGTCTCTTTTGGTGGCTTAAATAATAGTACTAATAAAGATGCTGGTTATGGTGATTATACAAGTCTATCTCCAGGAACTTTAACAAGAGGGGCTAGCGAAACCATAGATTTTAGTGCAGGATTCAGAGGAACGAGATATACTGTATATTGGTCAATATGGATTGATTACAATCAAGATGGAGATTTTGAAGATGCTAATGAGCTGTTTGTTCAAGGTTCTTCAAGTAGTGCAGGCAATTTAACGTCAACGCAGACAATACCAGCTACAGCGGTTCTTGGAACGACAAGGATGAGAGTGGCAATGAAGTACGGAGCAGTTTCCACACCATGTGAATCGTTTACGTATGGAGAGGTAGAAGATTATAGTGTAACCATTACTTCTGGAAGTACAATTAATGCTCCATTGGTATCCATAGGCCGAAAGTCTGTAGAAACTTTAGAAAGTGAATTGATGGTCCGAGACTTTAGTATTTATCCAAACCCAGCATCGTCGATGCTAACTATTAATGCGAGTTCATTTGTAGGGAATGGCATAATGAATATTTACAGTATAAACGGGAAAAATATTCTTACGATCCCTGTTACGGAGTCAAATACAAGATTACCACTTCAACAATTAAAGAAGGGGATGTACTTGATCAAAATAAACAATGAACTTGAATCACAAACGAAGAAGTTTATTGTAGAATAA
- the priA gene encoding replication restart helicase PriA yields MKFAEVILPVPIPKSFCYSIPPMMDVAIVVGHRVLVEFGNRKMYTGIVSEIHDKHPDKYEPKPILEVLEVEPSVNPSQIKLWKWIADYYMCTIGEVLNVALPSGLKLSSQSYIQLHPHFIIQENLEILNDREFTLLSHLEKEQTIPYTQVGNIIQLKSPYKTIKDLIAKEAILLIEQIKEKYKPKMEKRIRLTEQYAENPESLDQLFEQLGKKAKQEDALLKYLTLVPVHEDHLSNYHGVAKKDFIHSGRALSPSSVGTMTKNGIFEEFERQIPRYELTASDKMQPTPQLSDAQNECLHKTIKGLEEKNVCLLHGVTGSGKTEIYLQLIQGVIQNGEQALFMIPEIALTSQLVRRLKVYFGDVLGIYHSKFSDNERVETWKGVQEGRFQVVVGTRSSLFLPFSDLSLIIVDEEHDSSYKAHDPAPRYQGRDLALVLAHFHHAKVVLGSATPSLESFYLAAKQKYAYAGLSERYGDAQLPEIKIIDIKSKRKQKKMKDDFSDDLLQTLHQTTEEGHQAILFQNRRGYSPYVTCNVCSWVPTCPSCNVNLTYHIYKNELRCHYCGHKEHVPNTCVSCGSTEIKTVGLGTQKVEEGLKDYLTDLRVGRLDLDTTRRKHSYEQILIDFEHGHIDVLVGTQMVTKGLDFSNVRVVGILDADRLLYFPDFRAHERAFQLLTQVSGRAGRRGEKGTVILQTTTPNETLFAKVARHDYRNFYRKEIAERQQYHYPPFTRLIKLTIRSEKQELTKESAQWLGNRLVNWLGRKRILGPQEPNINKIRNYFLSEILIKLERENFDLKKAKNYIHHAILQLKEEKNFKRVWVTIDVDPN; encoded by the coding sequence ATGAAGTTTGCTGAAGTAATTCTTCCTGTTCCTATACCAAAAAGTTTCTGCTATAGTATCCCACCAATGATGGATGTGGCTATAGTGGTTGGTCACAGGGTACTGGTTGAGTTTGGAAACAGAAAAATGTATACGGGTATTGTTTCTGAAATTCATGATAAACATCCTGATAAGTACGAACCCAAACCTATTTTAGAGGTATTGGAAGTAGAACCCAGTGTAAACCCATCACAAATAAAACTTTGGAAATGGATCGCTGATTACTATATGTGTACTATTGGTGAAGTATTAAATGTAGCATTACCTTCAGGGTTAAAACTCAGTAGTCAATCATATATACAATTACATCCACATTTTATTATTCAAGAAAATCTTGAAATACTAAATGATCGGGAGTTTACTTTACTGTCTCATTTAGAAAAGGAACAGACTATTCCATATACTCAGGTAGGGAATATCATCCAGCTAAAGAGTCCATATAAAACCATTAAAGACCTTATTGCCAAAGAAGCAATTCTGTTAATTGAGCAGATAAAAGAAAAGTATAAGCCCAAGATGGAAAAGCGTATTCGATTAACTGAACAATACGCAGAAAACCCAGAGTCTTTGGATCAACTTTTCGAACAACTTGGCAAGAAAGCGAAACAAGAAGATGCGTTGCTTAAATACCTTACGCTAGTACCTGTACATGAAGATCATTTAAGCAACTACCATGGTGTAGCAAAAAAAGACTTTATCCACAGTGGAAGAGCATTATCTCCAAGTTCTGTGGGTACAATGACAAAAAATGGCATTTTTGAAGAGTTTGAACGTCAAATACCTCGCTATGAATTAACAGCTTCAGATAAGATGCAACCCACTCCACAATTATCTGATGCACAAAATGAATGCTTACATAAAACAATAAAAGGGCTAGAAGAAAAAAATGTTTGTCTTCTACATGGAGTGACAGGAAGTGGCAAAACTGAAATCTATTTACAATTAATACAAGGGGTAATCCAGAATGGAGAACAAGCCCTTTTTATGATTCCAGAAATTGCTTTAACCTCTCAATTAGTAAGAAGACTAAAAGTATATTTTGGTGATGTACTTGGTATTTATCATTCAAAATTTTCGGATAATGAAAGAGTTGAAACTTGGAAAGGTGTTCAAGAAGGACGTTTTCAAGTAGTCGTTGGTACACGATCTTCTTTATTCTTACCGTTTTCAGATCTTTCCTTAATTATTGTCGATGAAGAACATGATTCATCCTATAAAGCACATGACCCTGCCCCAAGATATCAAGGACGTGATTTAGCTTTAGTTTTGGCTCATTTTCATCATGCAAAAGTAGTTTTAGGTTCTGCTACTCCATCTCTAGAGAGCTTTTATCTTGCTGCCAAACAAAAATATGCCTACGCAGGATTAAGCGAAAGGTATGGTGATGCTCAGCTACCAGAAATTAAAATTATCGATATAAAGTCTAAAAGAAAGCAAAAGAAGATGAAGGACGATTTTTCTGATGATCTTCTTCAGACTTTACATCAAACGACCGAAGAAGGACATCAGGCAATCCTTTTTCAAAACAGAAGAGGTTATTCCCCTTATGTTACTTGTAATGTATGTAGTTGGGTTCCCACTTGCCCAAGTTGTAATGTAAATCTCACATATCATATCTATAAAAATGAATTGAGATGCCATTACTGCGGTCATAAAGAACATGTACCAAATACTTGCGTTTCCTGTGGTAGTACAGAAATTAAAACTGTCGGATTAGGAACACAAAAAGTAGAAGAAGGACTGAAAGATTACCTCACTGATTTAAGAGTTGGCCGTCTGGATTTAGACACCACTAGACGAAAACATAGTTATGAACAAATTCTGATAGACTTCGAACACGGTCATATCGATGTCTTAGTAGGTACACAAATGGTGACTAAAGGTTTAGACTTTAGTAATGTAAGAGTAGTAGGAATATTAGATGCAGATCGCTTATTGTATTTCCCAGATTTCAGAGCACATGAACGTGCTTTTCAACTTCTAACCCAGGTGAGTGGTAGAGCTGGACGAAGAGGTGAAAAGGGAACAGTAATATTACAAACAACCACTCCAAATGAAACCTTATTTGCTAAAGTAGCGAGGCATGATTACCGTAATTTCTACCGAAAAGAAATAGCAGAACGACAACAATATCATTACCCTCCATTCACTCGACTTATTAAATTAACTATAAGGAGTGAAAAACAGGAACTCACTAAAGAATCTGCACAATGGTTAGGCAACCGTTTAGTCAACTGGTTAGGTAGAAAACGGATCTTAGGACCTCAAGAGCCTAATATTAACAAGATTAGAAACTATTTCCTTTCTGAAATTCTCATCAAATTGGAAAGAGAGAATTTTGACCTTAAAAAAGCGAAGAATTATATACACCATGCCATTCTTCAACTTAAAGAGGAAAAGAACTTCAAAAGAGTATGGGTAACGATTGATGTTGACCCTAATTAA
- the tsaB gene encoding tRNA (adenosine(37)-N6)-threonylcarbamoyltransferase complex dimerization subunit type 1 TsaB produces MILSIDTSTTVCSVALHTLEGELLSYYEQHIDKSHSEYLSVMIKNITDNAGIAMTDLKAVAVSEGPGSYTGLRIGAATAKGLCYTLDIPLIGVSTLASMALQVSYYAESEDNICPMIDARRMEVYTALFTADMKEILAPQPMIMDENSLSDISGRLVYFGNGADKCQELLASKPSKIIKNIVPSAQYIGELALESFQKDEFKDVAYWEPEYLKEFQATTPRKRL; encoded by the coding sequence ATGATTTTAAGCATTGATACCTCCACTACTGTTTGTTCAGTAGCATTACATACATTAGAAGGTGAATTGTTGTCTTATTATGAGCAGCATATTGATAAGTCACACTCAGAATACCTTTCTGTAATGATCAAAAATATTACTGACAACGCAGGTATTGCAATGACTGATTTAAAAGCTGTTGCTGTTTCAGAAGGACCTGGTTCTTATACTGGTCTTCGAATTGGAGCTGCTACTGCAAAAGGATTATGCTATACTTTAGACATACCACTTATTGGAGTAAGTACATTGGCTTCTATGGCCTTGCAAGTTTCTTATTATGCAGAATCGGAGGATAATATTTGTCCTATGATTGATGCAAGAAGAATGGAAGTCTACACAGCATTATTTACAGCTGATATGAAAGAGATTCTTGCCCCTCAGCCAATGATCATGGATGAAAATAGTTTAAGTGATATTTCTGGTAGACTAGTATATTTTGGAAATGGAGCAGATAAATGTCAAGAGTTATTGGCTAGCAAACCATCCAAAATTATTAAGAACATCGTTCCTTCTGCACAATATATAGGAGAACTGGCACTAGAAAGTTTCCAGAAAGATGAATTCAAAGATGTTGCCTACTGGGAACCTGAATACCTAAAAGAGTTCCAAGCAACAACACCAAGAAAAAGACTGTAA
- a CDS encoding peptidylprolyl isomerase translates to MLRNFKLKLFILILGFIAYSCNENNSNKYTKQEYEKKTKVNRTIPKLDDTNIMKVLDWYGPENQETIVLIETKYGNIKLKLYKETWKHRASFILLTKKGYFNDSQFYRVVPNFIAQGGDSDEPDFRVKKRKVGKYHVPNEIDPRRFFHKRGALSAARAYKNNPTRQSTPFDFFIVQGREVTEGDLQASEQENGLEYTEEQKNIYRTIGGDPHLDGQHTVFGEVIEGMDVVDKICAVPTEGEWPLDPIFINAKVIE, encoded by the coding sequence ATGTTAAGAAATTTCAAACTCAAATTATTCATACTTATTCTTGGTTTTATTGCATATTCTTGTAACGAAAATAATAGTAATAAATACACTAAACAGGAGTACGAAAAGAAAACTAAAGTCAACAGAACAATACCGAAGTTAGATGACACCAATATTATGAAAGTATTGGACTGGTATGGTCCTGAAAACCAAGAAACAATTGTATTGATCGAAACCAAATACGGTAATATTAAGCTTAAGCTTTATAAAGAAACATGGAAACACAGAGCCTCTTTTATCTTGCTAACAAAGAAAGGGTACTTTAACGATTCTCAATTTTATAGAGTTGTACCTAATTTCATTGCTCAAGGTGGAGACTCTGACGAACCTGATTTTAGAGTAAAGAAAAGAAAGGTCGGGAAGTATCATGTTCCAAATGAAATTGATCCAAGACGCTTTTTTCATAAGAGAGGTGCACTTTCAGCTGCTAGAGCTTATAAAAACAACCCTACTCGACAATCTACACCTTTCGATTTCTTTATTGTTCAAGGAAGAGAGGTAACAGAAGGCGACTTGCAAGCATCTGAACAGGAAAATGGTCTAGAATATACAGAGGAGCAAAAAAATATCTATAGAACAATAGGTGGCGATCCACATTTAGACGGTCAACACACTGTTTTTGGTGAAGTAATAGAAGGAATGGATGTAGTAGATAAGATTTGTGCTGTTCCTACTGAAGGTGAATGGCCATTAGATCCTATATTTATTAATGCAAAAGTTATTGAATAA